From one Coffea eugenioides isolate CCC68of chromosome 11, Ceug_1.0, whole genome shotgun sequence genomic stretch:
- the LOC113754143 gene encoding protein-L-isoaspartate O-methyltransferase 1-like, which produces MPAASSPSSLACYYSFSSVIACGCRYRAPLKHSFLAFTRRFHSLHPHHSYCRRLPPHSLAVLAANTTAYSSRSRRLPKTHFFTGNSLFSRMERFWTGGGIDKNRAMVEHLQSYGVVRSKKVAEVMGTIDRALFVPDGTPPYVDTPMQIGYNATISAPHMHAMCLELLENHLQPGMHALDIGSGTGYLTACFAIMVGPQGHAVGVEHIPELAAESIKNIQKSAAAPLLKEGSLSVHAGDGRLGWPEHAPYDAIHVGAAAPEIPQALIDQLKPGGRMVIPVGNIFQDLKVVDKDMDGSISVHSETSVRYVPLTSREAQLRGY; this is translated from the exons atgcCAGCAGCATCATCTCCTTCATCTCTAGCGTGTTATTATTCATTCTCCTCAGTAATAGCGTGCGGTTGCCGCTATCGTGCGCCTTTAAAGCACTCGTTCTTAGCCTTCACTCGTCGCTTCCACTCCCTCCACCCTCACCACAGCTACTGCCGCCGTCTTCCGCCTCATTCTCTGGCAGTTCTCGCCGCGAACACCACGGCGTATTCTTCTCGCTCCCGCCGTCTCCCTAAAACGCATTTCTTCACGGGGAACTCTCTTTTCTCCCGCATGGAG CGATTCTGGACAGGAGGTGGTATTGATAAGAATAGAGCAATGGTGGAGCATTTGCAGAGCTATGGTGTTGTTAGATCTAAAAAGGTGGCTGAGGTTATGGGAACTATTGACAGGGCTTTGTTCGTTCCTGATGGGACCCCGCCATATGTTGATACCCCCATGCAAATTGGTTACAATGCTACCATATCTGCGCCTCATATGCATGCCATGTGCCTTGAATTGCTGGAAAACCATTTGCAGCCTGGCATGCATGCTCTGGATATTGGCTCAG GAACGGGTTATTTGACTGCATGTTTTGCTATTATGGTTGGACCACAAGGTCATGCAGTTGGTGTGGAACATATTCCTGAGTTGGCTGCTGAATCAATCAAAAATATACAAAAGAGTGCTGCTGCTCCACTACTGAAAGAAGGGTCCTTGTCTGTACATGCAGGGG ATGGACGGCTTGGCTGGCCGGAGCATGCACCGTATGATGCTATTCATGTTGGTGCTGCAGCACCAGAAATTCCTCAAGCTCTGATCGATCAGTTGAAGCCCGGTGGCAGGATGGTGATCCCTGTCGGAAATATCTTCCAGGATTTGAAGGTCGTGGACAAGGATATGGATGGTTCAATCAGTGTCCACAGTGAAACTTCTGTTCGTTATGTTCCACTAACGAGTCGAGAAGCTCAATTGCGTGGTTATTAA